The following coding sequences are from one Salvia hispanica cultivar TCC Black 2014 chromosome 3, UniMelb_Shisp_WGS_1.0, whole genome shotgun sequence window:
- the LOC125209352 gene encoding serpin-Z4-like — protein MGFHSGFSTIRKLIPAQVPETVDRSVLIVVRVGWKPERLYRRQQNQKRRRLASLYPCSASQISQIGERGTPRTLLHADCLHSSRRRNPFRWPSLVIHGWDLPDWGHTLKPAIRNTVKALSPRLLFAHCACFIGLWSEIFDAKLTTDADFHLSNGTVVRAPFMTSCYKQRVGTFDGFKVLKLPYIAGIDKRRFAMYIYLPDARDGVPSLIERITSELGFVDGHLPHEEAVTLDEFRIPKFKMGFELEISSIATELGVVDLSESGMAEIHGKPVVCEILHRSMVVVNEMSTYTARVELPVVDFGEACPMMGEKSGLRFVADHPFVFTIREDTSGVVLFVGQLLDPLAQAPSGFIAYPITTPPIH, from the exons ATGGGCTTTCACAGTGGTTTCAGCACAATCAGGAAACTAATACCTGCTCAAGTCCCTGAAACGGTTGACAGGAGTGTGCTGATAGTAGTACGTGTGGGTTGGAAACCCGAAAGATTGTACCGG CGACAGCAAAACCAAAAACGTCGTCGTCTCGCCTCCCTCTATCCATGTTCAGCTTCTCAAATATCTCAAATCGGAGAGCGTGGAACACCTCGAACCCTTCTACACGCAGATTGTCTTCACTCTTCTCGCCGACGGAATCCATTTAGGTGGCCCTCACTTGTCATTCATGGGTGGGATCTGCCAGATTGGGGTCACACTCTCAAGCCCGCTATTCGAAATACTGTCAAG GCTCTCTCGCCTAGACTGCTCTTCGCACACTGCGCCTGTTTCATAGGATTATGGAGTGAAATATTCGATGCAAAACTAACAACAGATGCCGACTTCCACCTCTCAAATGGCACTGTCGTTCGAGCCCCATTCATGACCAGTTGCTACAAGCAACGCGTTGGCACCTTCGACGGCTTCAAGGTTCTGAAGCTACCTTACATTGCAGGCATCGACAAGCGCAGATTCGCCATGTACATCTATCTTCCAGATGCCAGAGACGGGGTGCCATCTTTGATCGAGAGAATCACCTCCGAGCTTGGGTTTGTAGATGGCCATCTCCCTCACGAGGAGGCGGTGACTCTTGACGAATTTCGCATACCCAAGTTTAAGATGGGTTTTGAGTTGGAGATTTCATCGATCGCGACAGAGCTGGGAGTGGTGGATCTTTCAGAGAGTGGTATGGCTGAGATTCATGGCAAACCGGTGGTTTGTGAGATACTGCATAGGTCGATGGTGGTGGTGAATGAGATGAGCACCTATACAGCGAGAGTGGAATTGCCGGTGGTGGACTTCGGTGAAGCCTGTCCGATGATGGGTGAGAAGTCGGGGCTGAGATTCGTGGCGGACCATCCTTTCGTGTTTACCATTAGAGAGGATACGAGTGGGGTAGTCCTCTTTGTCGGTCAACTGCTCGATCCGCTTGCCCAAGCACCATCTGGATTCATCGCATACCCAATTACTACTCCTCCGATTCACTGA